A single region of the Malaclemys terrapin pileata isolate rMalTer1 chromosome 4, rMalTer1.hap1, whole genome shotgun sequence genome encodes:
- the C4H14orf132 gene encoding uncharacterized protein C14orf132 homolog, which produces MDLSFMAAQIPVMGGAFMDSPNEDFGTEYSLFNSSANVHAAASMQNQPEETSRSSNDAILLWIAIIATIGNIVVVGVVYAFTF; this is translated from the coding sequence ATTCCTGTTATGGGAGGAGCTTTCATGGACTCACCCAATGAGGACTTTGGTACAGAATACTCCTTGTTTAATTCATCGGCCAATGTCCATGCAGCTGCTTCAATGCAGAACCAGCCAGAAGAGACATCCCGCTCCTCAAACGATGCCATATTGTTATGGATTGCGATCATAGCAACAATTGGAAACATTGTGGTTGTGGGAGTGGTGTACGCCTTCACATTCtaa